GTTTAAGAAGACACCCCCAGAGGTGACAAAAACGCACTGGCTGCGGAGATTGTTTCTActgaaacttttatttatttattattattttttattttttggctgcgccctgGGGCACGCcggatcctagttcccccaccagggatggaagccatgccccctgtattgggagcgcagagtcttaaccacaggactgccagggaagtcccaaaactttGATTTAAATAGCACAAATTCGTCACAATTTCAAAAGAACCAGAAGTAATTTGTATTGTAAGCACTTAAATCGAAGCACACTAGAATTGCTTCTCGTCCTGAAGGCTGACTGAATTCGGACTAGCAGCCACACTTCAGGATTTACCAGGTAGTTCAATAACGAAAACCTGGAGCTGTTCACACGCGTCTTCCTGCACCAAACGCGGAGGTGTTCATCCACGCCATGTTAATCACATTAATAAGCGTAATCATCCTATCAGGCTGCAAACTTCACGTATATAACAGTGACTTTCCCACCGCGTGTCGCCTGCAGGCAACGGATCCCCGCAGCGACTCTGGGCCTTTGACTGGGTCGCTGGAAAGCTCCGGGTCCCGCCCCGCCCTCCAAAATCAGACCTGAAGACCGGTTCCCCGCGCTCACCGCGGTCTCCTGCTGCCCTCTGCCGGGGTCCTAGAGTCAGGCTATGGAAGGCGGCCGCGTGGCCGCCGGGGGGCGCCAGGAGGGTGACGTCACCTCTGTGCGCGGCCCCTAGCCGGAAGTTATTCCTATCCACTTCCGTCCCTCTGTTCTTCGCCAGACCCCAGAAGGGAAAGTCGAAGTATCGACAGCGCCCGGTTATAATCCGGGTTGAGGTCGGTGACGCGCTGCcggtgtgctttttctttttagaagcgGGTCTGGGTGACTGTGATGTGTAACGGAGTCCCATTCCCGTGCAGCCCCTTGCAGAGTTTCTTTGTGGGAGGAAGAGGGATGGAAAAACCCGTGGAAATACCCGTAGAATTTTTGAGTTAAAGACTCAACTGGGTTCGAACCTTGCTTCAACGAGCTAAGTCAAGGTAGTAAGGGAGCTCGGCGCTTTTTCTGATTTTGTAATTTTAGGAATGATGCCGACCTTTTAAGTTGTAGATGTTAAGTAAGATAATGTGTGTGAAGCACTTAGTTCTGGTTTTACAAATTATACTCTGATTCTGCTGCCTTTACCTCTCATACGCGGGCTTGTACTTGCCATTTTCTTCTTAGTATCTCTGAGAGATGCCTAGTATACAAGAGGTTATGCATCTCACGAGAACATTATGCAGTGTTAGCTGAGATTGAGCTCCTTATTCTGTATTACAAGTCCTGACGTTATTTTGTCCCCCccccttttatttttccatttctaggaACAGCAATTTTTCAGCTTTTCTGGAGGAATGCAAAGTTCTCTTTCCTTAAGACAAATGAGGTGAGAAGTTCATTGCTGTAAAGATCTCCAAACTTAGCTCGTTTTGTCAAAGGAAGACTAACTGGAATGTAGAATCCTGGAACCAGTGATTACCCATTTCCATTAAAATCCCCTTTGTCCGGGGAATTGTGGAGCAGAGGGGCTCGTAAATCTTCCTTTATTCCTTAGACCTCACAAGTTACAGGTACAGAGATTTTCAGTGTATTTGTTAATTTTGGCTTTTAGCTCTTGGAATAGTGGCTTTGGTAATTAAAAACTTCAATTTGAGAGACAGATGGAAATAAGTTATGGAATATTAATTAGTTTTGAAATTTGTAGATTGAGGCAGTTGGTACTTCTTGCATTAGGCtgcttaaatatttattcaccacgCTAGATGTAATAGGAGTATTTTGAATGGAGATTGGATGCTAAAGGAGTAAAATAAATTGATATTCATCAGGCTTAACTTTTTTTGtgttgaaaactgaaaaataactgttactctattttttcccctctctgtaTATATTAAtgtcccctcccccctttttatTTAAGTGGTATTATCCTAGCCACTGTACTGTTAAGCAGGTTGCCACTTAGAATGTCTAGGACATCTTTCTATTGTGTTAGTTCtgcctcatttttaaaaggaggCTGTATAGTAttatattgtatacatgtaccactaTTTATTAATCATTCTGCTATTGGTGACCatttgggttcctttttttttgctgtagCAAGTAATATTATAatggtcatcttttttttttttttttttaaataacaaatgtgTATTCTTgtcctttatttcctttggataatcTCTAAGAAGTAGAAAAGCTGGGTTGAAAGATATGATGGATGGTACCAAATTCCTTTCCAACAGTAATATTTGAGAATTCCCCCCATTTCTTCATATGTTTACCAACTGTTGATACTAGTTACCATTGTTTTTAGGCTTAGCTAAGACTGTTCATACCATTTTGGGGGGgtcattttattgcatttatagTATTGTAATCAAAACCAAATTTTTGTTGCTAGTTCTAAGTCCAGTtcagctctttttttcccctatgtaAACAGAACACTTAGTTTTAGACTCCTTAGTAACAAATTACTATAAAACAAATGATTCACTTCAACTTCAAGTATTTCTTAAGTTAAATCTTAAGTTAAAGATTTGTGGGAAGATACTGTTTGAATGGGATCTTGTACTGTGGATAGACATCAGGGGGATAGGCCTTTCTGAAAGACAGAACAGCTTAAAAAAAGGCAGGGAGACAAGAATGGTCAAGGATGTTGAGGACCAGAGATTTGAGAGCAATGGTGCTTTGTTGTGAGGTTGTAGAATAGAAGAGATAGCTAGAAAGGTCAGTCTGAAGATTTTACCTTCTAGGGGAGAGCTACAGAGGTCTTTAATCAGGGAATGAGGGACATGATCACATCTTTGTTTTACAGGTATACTGTGGGGGCAGTTTTGAGTGACTGATGTTAGAGAAGCAAGTTAAGTGGCTGTTATAGTCTGAGAGAATAGCGAAGAGTAGAGAGATTGGATTTCAGAGATACTGAAGAAGCTGAATCTACATGATTTAATGACTGTGGggttgaggaagagaaaaaaacccaaagcttactttcagatttttttaattatgagtGATTACTGAGTAATAGTGATTTCATTAATCAGAGGAGGGCTGGTTTGGGGGCTGGGAAGGATGCTCAGTTTGGTTTTGGACATATTAAATTGTGTGAAAGATATTTCCATGGAGAATAAATTATACACAAATACAAAATCCCCCTATGACAGATTCAGGAGAAACcttaatttattcttcttttgttaAGATATTTGGCATATATTTTTACTTACTTTTAGTTTGTCATCAGTAGAATTTCTTTTGAACTTTCTGTGACTCGTTCAGCCCTGTTTCTCAAGAGTAGAGTGTAGTCTAGAGTAGTAGTCGTAGACATTTTTGAACGTGTACAATCTTAATAAAAAGGTTTATAAATGTATGTCCAGTATAGgtatatttatttactaattaGTTATATACATGTTTTATAGTACTATTATATAGTATACATTTTTACATTATGAAACATGtaaaaagtagaaattttaaaaggccaaGACAAATATAAATTGgagttttactgttttcttcctgTGTCCCATTGGATCATCTCGCACCCCTCTTTGGAAAGCACTGGTTTTATCTACAGCTGTCAGTGTTCTGTCCCATTATCCAGTAGAGGTCACCCTGAGCATCTGGAAGAGAGAGCAGATTGTTGAGCAGGGCAAGGTAACGCCTTCATTCTTTAGTTAGGAGGatcttatttttaagtttctatCTTCATGCAGTTTTGGAAGAGTATGTAGTTATAGAGTGGTATGTGGTATTATGGAGACATGAAGAATAATGAACTCAGAGTATAGGGCAATCTAAAATGTGCTTTTGCTGTTGATGTTTACTTTGTGAGTGTCCTGCGTTTTGTTTGAATGTTATTTGAATCTATAGTTTTGGAATCTTTTGTTAATTCTTTGATGATTGCTGGATTATCTGAGTTACAGGAATGTTCCCAGCCTGTAGGCATAATCCAAGTTCTTGTTAGATTAGAGTAATTAAAAAGACAGATACAGAGGAGCTTTTCTTATATGGATCTTGAAAGCAGTATCTCAAGCCCAGAGATATTAGTGGTGAGTTGGAACCATCtatctctattttctattttatgcttAATTagcagagaggagaagggaaatgCCTCTTTTAAGTGATAAGAGCCTGTTGTAAGTAATTAGGAATCAAGAACTAGGTTTTTCACAGCTGTATAGTCTGAAAAGGAGAAAGTACAGTTAAAAAAGTATTATGTGTTGTTGTAGGACTCAGACCACAAGCAACTTAGGAACATAAACCATCTGACAAGCTGGATAACAGAAGAAAACTTTTCTGTTGATTTTCTCAtaaaatatttcctataaatAGAGGTGCTTGTTTTAGTAGGGACCTATGATTACTATGTATAAGTTCATCCATTTTATGCCCTATTTCTAAATGATCAGGAAAATGAGTTATCAAGGTTTTAGTCACTTGATCAAAGTTACATGTGTTGTGACACAGATGCAGAGAGCCCTGAGTTAGTCTTTTATAAAATGGTGGTGAGGAGAATGgcaaaagtaacttttaaaatgtttacatccCATCTCTCTGTATAGTTCCACATGCGGTGGACTGTGTGTATGAAATATCCCAGCTAGATCATTATGAAGATGAAAATTGGTTTGGAGTTGCTGGGTTAACCCAAGAACCAAGGGGACATTAGGGTAAACTGAGTGACATGGAGATTGGAATCAGGAGCTATGTAAGATAAGAATTAAGGTTCTAATGATAGCATGGGTTTAAAGAGTACCATGAATCTAGAAAAAGGTGTTCAAGGTGGAAATTAGGTAGTATGAAGTGTTGGTTTTCAGGGCTAGAtttagaggtttttaaaaaaattttttttttttttttttggctgtgttgggtcttccttgctgcgggcgggctttctctagttgtggcgagtgggggctactcttcgtttcgttgcacaggcttctcattgtggtggcttctcttgttgcggagcatgggctctaggcacgcgggcttcagtagttgtgtctcacaggctctagagtgcaggctaagtagttgtggtgcacgggcttagttgctccgcggcatgtgggatcttcccagaccaggggtagaacccgtgttccctgcattggcaggcggattcttaaacactgtgccaccagggaagtcccctagattTAGAGTTTGATAACCGGGAAGTGAGAACAGAGGCAAAGAAGTCTGGTATCTATGGGCAGAGGCAAGGCCAAAGATCTAGGAAGTTAGAAGACAAGGCAGAATTGAAAGCATCAATTAGTAGGAATAAGCCAAAGGTTTGGAAACCAGGAAGATAAAGCAGAGATGGAGAGGGGCAATTGGTTTTGGGTAGACAAGGCAGGCAAGgccaaataaaaagaagaaggtaAAGGCAGGAATAATTCTGGGGCAGTGATGATGCTGTACTGCTTTTCTTTATGCTAAGAATAGAAGTGGCCCCTGACCCACAGATAATCAGAAGCAGTGAGCTAGGGAGTGGGAGTGTGGTGGCGGGATTGTTACCACAGCACCAGGAGAGCTGGATCCCTAGGTATCTTCTTACAGAAATGACCATGATACTGCAGGGTCATAATATGGTCTTTTGTCTGTTTAACATGTGTgtttgtataatattatatatgttgtTTTATACAGCATTCCAAAAGGTTTGGGCTACCTGACCATTATGGCACCAAGAAACCTCTTGTATATGAGAAGTAACTTTCTTTTTGGTTCAAGATGTTGGATGATCCGATTTTCAGCAGAAATCCTCTTTAAATCAGTTTCATTTAGGCTTTTCAGTATGAAATGTGATAATGCAGACAGTGAACCTTTGGAAAATGAAGAACTGCTGAATAACTTACTTACTATGGGAGTAGATGTTGACATGGCAAGGAAACGACAGCCTGGAGTTTTTAATAGGACAGATACTAATGAGCAGAACCTGAAGACATTCCTTCTGTCTAAAGGAGCTAGCAAAGAAGTGATTGCTAGCATCATATCAAGATATCCACGAGCCATGACACGCACACCTGAAAGTCTTTCAAATCGGTGGGATCTGTGGAGAAGAATTGTGACATCAGACCTTGAAATTGTAGCTATTTTGGAACGTTCTCCTGAATCTTTTTTTCGGTCCAGTAACAACCTaaacttagagaaaaatatagagTTCCTCTACTCAGTTGGATTGACCCGTAAATGCCTTTGTCGATTGTTGACCAATGCCCCGCGTACCTTCTCCAATAGTCTTGATCTGAATAAACAGATGGTTGAATTTTTGCAAGGAGTCTGTTTGTCTTTGGGTCACAATGATCCCACAGGTTTTGTcaggaagataatttttaaaaaccctttcatCTTAATTCAGAGCACCAAACGGGTAAAAACTAATATTGAATTTTTACAGTCAGCTTTCAACTTGAACAATGAGCAGGTGCTTGTTTTGATACATGGTCCAGGAGCTAAAATCCTAGACCTTTCCAGTGATTGTATGAGAAGAAACTACACAAATATCAAAGAAAGACTGTTTTCTCTTGGGTGTACTGCAGAAGAGATACGAAAGTTTGTTTTAAGCTGTCCAGATGTGATCTTCTTGGGACAGAAAAAGTTTAGTGATAAAATAGactgcctcatagaagaaaaaattagCATTTCACAAATAATTGAAAATCCTCAGGTTTTGGATTCAAGCATAAGCACTTTAAAAAGTCGAATCAAAGAATTGGTAAACGCTGGCTATAACTTGAGTACATCAAACATCAGTCTTCTGTCTTGGAGTCAAAAAAGATATAACGCTAAATTGAAAAAGTTAAACACTGGACAGAATGTTGTTCTGGGGAATTAAGCAAAAGTCAGTCTTATAATGTAGTGACataatttcattttgaatttgGACCTTTCAAAAAGGAGGTTTGTTTTCTTAaccacatatgtgtatataatgttTCTTTGGATATTTTAGTTTAAAGGTTCACAAAAACTCATGGTCATTATGCCCTGGTATAGTCTTCCCAGCTAccttttctgtagtttgaattaGTGCAACACCCAATTTTATGATATAGGCTGTGGCTTTTGTATGAATGGTAGTTGCTGAGTGCTATGGCAGAACAATGTgtaaaaagaaaggacaaaataaGCTTTTTTGATTTCTGTTCAGATTTGAAAATTGACAGATTCATTTAGATAGTTCTATTTCCTATCATGGTTTTGAATGGCAACCTATTTCTCCTATTATTCCATGTATCTAATTATGGTTCATCTTCAAAATAGAATGTCagtaaaaatatgacaaaaaggAGGAATTTTTCATCCCAAATTCTACATACTCTATTTAAACCATTAGTATGCCCCACCACTCTTCCAGTTTAGGCTCAATTTACTATGGGTATATCCTGATTTATTTGAAGATAAGGGcaactgtggtaggcagaataatggttaCCCAAAGATATCAATGTCttaattcccagaacctgtggatatgttTCGTTACATTATAAAAGGActttgcagggcttccctggtggcgcagtggttgagagtctgcctgccagtgcaggggacacgggttcgagccctggtctgggaagatcccacatgccgcggagcagctgggcccgtgagccacaactactgagcctgcgcatctggagcctgtgctcctcaacaagagaggccgcgatagtgagaggcccgcgcaccacagtgaagagtggcccccgctcgctgcaactagagaaagccctcgcgcagaaacgaagacccaacacagctaaaaataaataaattaattagttaaaaaaaaaaaaaaaaaactttgcagatgtgattaagttaaggaccttAATTTGAGGTCCTGAGTTGGGGAGGTTATCccggattatctgggtgggcccagtaTAATCataagggtccttaaaagtggaagagggaggtaaaagaagaggtcagagtgatgcatTGTAAGAAGGACTTGACCCACTTTTACTGGCTTTGAAGGAGGAAGGGGAcatgaaccaaggaatgcaggtagcctctagaaaatggaaaagacaaggaagcaTTCCTCCCTAGTGCCTCAGAAAGGAACGCAGCCGTGCTGAGAGCTTgaatttagcccagtgagacccatgtcaAACTTCAGACCTACAGAACCAAAAGATAATAAActggtgttgttttaagccactgagtttgtgataatttgttacagcagcaaacaGACTAATATAACAACTAAATAGATGATTAGTTGCATTTTAGGTGAAGAAGTGTACCTTTAGTATAGTATCTGTATTTCTTCCTCTTATACTTTTTTTATCCATGTATCTTTCTGGAATGGCTAATAAGTTAGTGTTTGTAGATTCCTCTAAATGTATGGATAAAAAACTAAATGTAAgtaataaaatctaaataaaggAATACTTTTGCCTAATGAGTGTAAAGAAATAATGATGGtttctgtatatttatattttgttggtGTTTCTATTAATACAAACAACCAAGAATTTTTAGAGGCATTGACTTAAAAAATGACAAACAGATGACATCTGTATCTTCAAGACATTCACAGTCTAGCTCTGACATAAACTGAAAGAGAAGGAACAAATTATATGACCTTAATTACTTTTAATTGCTTTCCAGAGGCAGTTGTTTTCTAGATGTGGATTTTGAATTAAGTAACAATGACGCTAACcttttaagccttttttttttcttttattgaag
This genomic window from Eubalaena glacialis isolate mEubGla1 chromosome 8, mEubGla1.1.hap2.+ XY, whole genome shotgun sequence contains:
- the MTERF1 gene encoding transcription termination factor 1, mitochondrial produces the protein MQSSLSLRQMSIPKGLGYLTIMAPRNLLYMRSNFLFGSRCWMIRFSAEILFKSVSFRLFSMKCDNADSEPLENEELLNNLLTMGVDVDMARKRQPGVFNRTDTNEQNLKTFLLSKGASKEVIASIISRYPRAMTRTPESLSNRWDLWRRIVTSDLEIVAILERSPESFFRSSNNLNLEKNIEFLYSVGLTRKCLCRLLTNAPRTFSNSLDLNKQMVEFLQGVCLSLGHNDPTGFVRKIIFKNPFILIQSTKRVKTNIEFLQSAFNLNNEQVLVLIHGPGAKILDLSSDCMRRNYTNIKERLFSLGCTAEEIRKFVLSCPDVIFLGQKKFSDKIDCLIEEKISISQIIENPQVLDSSISTLKSRIKELVNAGYNLSTSNISLLSWSQKRYNAKLKKLNTGQNVVLGN